From the genome of Oryza glaberrima chromosome 1, OglaRS2, whole genome shotgun sequence:
CGGTAAGCTCATCTTTATACATTATTCTGTGCCTCGAattaaatagtgaattatatgaAACATGTTGCAGCTTCTACCTTGAGTTGTTACTTCGTCATTTGATCAAATTGTGTCAGTAGGACTTCAAAAGGGACTAGAGCTGGCAAAGTCtgctttttcaaaattttgaagtgcCATTGCTTCAGTTCGTTTTTGAGTACTAGAAGTttgaaatacttttttttttgttttttaattggTCCAGCCTTCAGATTTTGTTGCAAAGGCTGTTGATATTGCGACAAAAGAACTGATTGCTATTGCAACACCTGGACAAGGTATATATCATCTCCTGCTTGCCAAAACTGCTTCAGCATCCACTGAAGCTACCTGATCTGAAACTTGATGCGATTTGTATGTATACAGTGACAGACATTGAATTGGCACGAGCGAAAAACTCAACAATTTCTGCCGTGCTGATGAATCTTGAATCCAGGGTAATTTTGGAACCCCCATCCCCAATacacacacgcgcgcgcacacacaaaAATCTTTCTGACCCTTTTCACAGGTAAGTAACCTGCTTTagtgtacttattttaatttgcaCCAGGTAATTGTTGCAGAAGATATAGGGAGGCAGATATTGACTTATGGTTGCAGGTAAGGCAATATCTTTCACACTTCATTTTTTAGAAGTCTTCCGCACAGAAATCATTGATTCTTTTCTATTCTGTCACCACAGAAAGCCTGTTGACCATTTTCTTCAATGTATGGACGAAATGACTCTAGATGATATAACAGCTTTTGCCAAGAAGATGTTGTCTTCACCACCCACAATGGCTAGTTGGGGAGATGGTATATATGCTTTATGAATTTGCGAAAAATATGAATGACACAAAATAAGAATTAATGTGAGTTCATTGACTCTCCTTCTGCAGTTGATAAAGTTCCTCCATATGAATTTGTTTGCAAGAGGTTTTGAAGTTCTCCGACACAATGATCAGTGGTGGACATGAAGATGGGATTTTGTTTACAATGTTGTATAATCCAATTCTCGCTATATTTGGGCCTTATCTTAGAAATTGCCCTCGTTATACACATCACCTGATGAGATTAGATTTTTGCTATCATCTTCAAACAGCATATATCTTGTGAAAGTCCAGGTCAAACGGAGGTGAAAGTTTTGCAATATCTCTCGAAGCAAGTTTAGCGATTCCTCGTCTTGTTAGgcaaacatgcatatgcactTGTCTTATTGAGTGCTCTGTAAACAATTTTCACGGCGATGATATATAGGGGTTACGGTGCGGAAATTGACAGGATAATGGCATGGCCTTGTTTCGACAGGACATTATGTTCTCGGACTGACTGGTTTGACTTCAGTTGCTACCGTatattttctgtttcttttaatGTATTGCAAAGCAAATCTTCAGAAAAAACTAGTACGAAATGTTGCGTCTTTGCTTAACTACAGAGTTGGATAATAATGGATGAAAAGCAACAACACTGTTGAGTTCAGGGAAATTGAGCTCCCCATCATCTGAACTTTTACAAAACTTCCAACCTGAACTTGTACAAAATTTTCAACACTTGCTGCACCGACAGGTCAGTTTGCACGTTTGAAGTGACAAAACAAGCAGATGGTGCATACAAAAGCTCGGCTTGCAAGTAAAGCCAAAATGAGGAGTTCCAACATTCCATTAAGCATTAATCGCCAGTCATCAGACTCGCAGCTCATTACAACTAATCCCATCCTGACAGTGCACCTGATCCTACCTCCGGCACAGATGATAGCTGCTCAAGAGCTGACGAGCCAAAGACGGTGCCTttggctttcttcttcttcttggtgtGATCGATTACCAGGCCACCAAATTTTCCATCTCGGGCAATTTCCTGATTTTTGCCCTTCAACTCAAGCTCTGGATTGTTGCCTTCACCGGAGAACACCAAGTCTGCAAATGGCATTTCTGTGTCATCAATTCCGTCGGcgttcttctcttccttcttgGCAGATTTTGTCCTCTTGGCTCCCTTACTAACCTTTTTATCAGTATGATCAACAGAAGAGTTGTCATCCTTCCTCTTTGATTTCTTGTTCTTGACATGTTCTACAGCCGCTTTTTCCTTCTTCATTTCCTTGCCATCAAGCAGTTCAGATTTGGCTGGGGCAGCAATGGTGACATCCGGGCGAGTACTTTGTCCTGCAGGTTCTTCAGGGCTCTTAATTTGTTGCTTTGAGTGTTTCCCCTTGCCTTTCTTTTTTGTATAAATGTCAGTAGGACCATCATCAGGCGTATCAGCATCATTGATTGGTAGATTCTCTTCTCTAGAATTCTTACGCTTGGAGCTGGCCTCCATGGGCTTTGAGTTAAATATGCGTAGGTTGGGAACTAATTTCTTAACCTGAAAAAACATCCAGAGTTACTCCAGAATTGCATACATACAGAAAGGCAGAAAATAAATGGTATTACCTTCTTGGCTAGACCGTCTTTCTCAGCAATAGGATTTCCCTGCAAGTTTAGGTTCCTCAAGTAGTGCAATTCAGAAAGGAcctaacccaaaaaaaaaaaagaaaaagaatagaaaaaagatAGACTGAGACAGTGTAAAGATATTATGAATGTAGAAGGGTGGGAGAAAATTAATCAGATGCAAACCTCCAAATCTGATCTCCTCTCAATTAAGTTGTTTCCTAAATCAAggttcaaaattttgacattttttGCCAAGTCTGATGGAATTGTCTGTGAATCAGACAGAGTTCAGCAAGATGTTACAGAGTGACCAAGTGGAATGTAACATGCTTtcgagcagaaaaaaaaaaacaatgtgcaAAAGAGACCCAGAAATATGCTATCCATAAGTCCATATACATACAGTGATCTTGTTGTGAGCAAGTCTAAGTTCCTTCAGTTCCACACACGCAGTGAGAGAAGAACCAATTTTTTCTATCTGGCAGTGAGATAAGGATAGCTGAGGAAGGCAATGACAAAACATTAGTCATGTAAAACAGGAAAAAGTGCATATTAAAGCTGataggtctttttttttttttgcaaaactaaATAATACAAACCTTTTTCATGGCCTTTGCCTTCATCAAAGCATCACCAATAGTGAAAATAGGATTCTTGGAAAGAACTGCAGCAGAAAAACATTCAGAAGTAAATTAGGTGGAGGGAACATCATTATTCTTTGCCTGTTCCAAACTGGACTGTAAAACAACTCTTTTGTTGGGTGATGGGTTTGTACTACAATATGAAAACTGAATATGGATGATTTATAAGAAAACTGGTATTTTACATGCAGAAAGAAATTGCAATGGGCAAGGATCTTAATGTTAAGGTTCCCAAACTTACTATACTTACAAAAACTATTAACATCCTTTTGGTTTATCAAAATTATCGGCACAAATCAAGACCATATCATTTGATCATTCCAAGGGGAAAAAATGAATTCTACAGGATGAAGTCACTCAGTTCATTCTATAATTAATTGAGATCTCACTATGCATACCAAGTGTGTTCAACTGATGAAGCTGGTCAAGTTTGCAGATGGAAGAAATGTTGTTATCTGCATGAGAAATTACAGAGATCCAGTCATCAAGCTACCAGCAGACACAAAATACAACTGACAAAACATAGCATTTGTGCATAGCATTACCATTTAGAATCAATGCTCCCAGGCTTGTCAAAGATTTGACCTCATCCATTGTTTTAAGTTTATTCTTGCCAGCATTCAATACCTGTACAACAGGAGAGGAGCAACTGCCAATCATTGCAAGTGAAGTAATCAGGCTAAGATCCTTTTGCGGGGCAGAGAAGTAACTCACCTGCAGCTTTGAGAGGCCTTCAACACCTTTTAGGCTCACAAGCTTGTTTTCAATAACCGAAAGCCACTTCAAATTGGCACAGTTTGATAGACCCTTCAGCATTCAAAACCACAATGtgagtggaaaaaaaaaagatactctGATGAACACAGCCACAGCAATGATTTAATGGAACGATTAGCCATCAATTCTCTACTTCAATGAACTCAAAGAATAATCCAGACCGAATGGGACATCAAATTAG
Proteins encoded in this window:
- the LOC127782597 gene encoding uncharacterized protein LOC127782597 isoform X1; translated protein: MARLTVEQAKREAGSAGTLATSLNLSHRALSDVSCLSSFVNLERLDLGYNCLLTLEGLSNCANLKWLSVIENKLVSLKGVEGLSKLQVSYFSAPQKDLSLITSLAMIGSCSSPVVQVLNAGKNKLKTMDEVKSLTSLGALILNDNNISSICKLDQLHQLNTLVLSKNPIFTIGDALMKAKAMKKLSLSHCQIEKIGSSLTACVELKELRLAHNKITTIPSDLAKNVKILNLDLGNNLIERRSDLEVLSELHYLRNLNLQGNPIAEKDGLAKKVKKLVPNLRIFNSKPMEASSKRKNSREENLPINDADTPDDGPTDIYTKKKGKGKHSKQQIKSPEEPAGQSTRPDVTIAAPAKSELLDGKEMKKEKAAVEHVKNKKSKRKDDNSSVDHTDKKVSKGAKRTKSAKKEEKNADGIDDTEMPFADLVFSGEGNNPELELKGKNQEIARDGKFGGLVIDHTKKKKKAKGTVFGSSALEQLSSVPEVGSGALSGWD
- the LOC127782597 gene encoding protein phosphatase 1 regulatory subunit SDS22 isoform X2, encoding MARLTVEQAKREAGSAGTLATSLNLSHRALSDVSCLSSFVNLERLDLGYNCLLTLEGLSNCANLKWLSVIENKLVSLKGVEGLSKLQVLNAGKNKLKTMDEVKSLTSLGALILNDNNISSICKLDQLHQLNTLVLSKNPIFTIGDALMKAKAMKKLSLSHCQIEKIGSSLTACVELKELRLAHNKITTIPSDLAKNVKILNLDLGNNLIERRSDLEVLSELHYLRNLNLQGNPIAEKDGLAKKVKKLVPNLRIFNSKPMEASSKRKNSREENLPINDADTPDDGPTDIYTKKKGKGKHSKQQIKSPEEPAGQSTRPDVTIAAPAKSELLDGKEMKKEKAAVEHVKNKKSKRKDDNSSVDHTDKKVSKGAKRTKSAKKEEKNADGIDDTEMPFADLVFSGEGNNPELELKGKNQEIARDGKFGGLVIDHTKKKKKAKGTVFGSSALEQLSSVPEVGSGALSGWD